Proteins encoded within one genomic window of Saccharopolyspora pogona:
- a CDS encoding DMT family transporter produces the protein MAPEGGDPLVETETWAVGIAATAVPIVALVALGYRGQREHRAALLGVATGAAFGLNSSLIAGVGASVAHGAGLLTTWQTYGVAVLGPLSFFLLQSALHAGNLVASQPGFTLTNPLVSVAWGLSVFGEQARGGWFLLGTTAGAVLIGVGTVVLARSKMLNPDAPHRTPRR, from the coding sequence TTGGCCCCGGAGGGCGGTGATCCGCTGGTTGAAACGGAGACTTGGGCGGTCGGCATCGCGGCGACGGCGGTCCCCATCGTCGCGTTGGTGGCATTGGGTTACCGGGGTCAGCGTGAGCACCGAGCAGCGTTGCTGGGCGTCGCCACGGGGGCCGCTTTCGGCTTGAATTCATCGTTGATCGCTGGAGTGGGTGCGTCGGTTGCACACGGCGCTGGTCTGCTCACCACGTGGCAAACGTACGGTGTCGCGGTGCTTGGCCCGCTGTCGTTCTTCCTCTTGCAGAGCGCACTGCACGCGGGCAACCTTGTTGCCTCGCAACCCGGTTTCACGTTGACCAATCCGCTCGTATCCGTGGCGTGGGGTTTGTCGGTGTTCGGTGAGCAGGCGCGCGGAGGGTGGTTCTTGCTCGGTACGACGGCCGGAGCGGTCTTGATCGGTGTCGGCACAGTCGTGCTGGCACGTTCGAAGATGCTGAACCCCGATGCGCCGCACCGTACGCCGCGGCGCTGA
- a CDS encoding IS1380 family transposase has protein sequence MQASHSVGAVSVRFDDPNLVSCAGLVPVLRLAEQVGVADLAEQTVKLSPDVGSAGANPGVKVSSIVAGMACGADSFEDLGVIRHGGMSRLFDGIRAPSTLGTFLRGFTYGHVAQLEKLGRIVLERLAGRCGLLPGADELVFVDIDSKIKEVYGAGKQGSAYGYTKVRGLNYLMATISTPGTAPVVAATRMRGGNANSARGAASLITSAIKTARACGATGTIVVRGDSAFFTGPVIAAIRKAGAYFSVTAKHTATVKAAIAGIDENTWQTVRFNRPVFDDRAKQWIYEGEIAETTLEAFTNVTQNPGRAVTARLIVRRTRITTTDATGELFPVWLYHAIFTDPPHELLTAEAEHRGRAGTIEQVFADLNDSAAAHLPSGQLAANGAWLSLAALTHNLMRAAGSLASQFHAKARTTTLRRHLITIPARIARSARRIVLHLPADWHWKQAFTSLFTATHPPPAGACP, from the coding sequence ATGCAAGCATCGCATAGTGTCGGCGCGGTGTCGGTGAGGTTCGATGATCCGAATCTCGTGTCGTGTGCGGGATTGGTGCCGGTGTTGCGGCTGGCCGAGCAGGTCGGGGTGGCTGATCTGGCTGAGCAGACGGTGAAATTGTCGCCGGATGTGGGGTCGGCGGGGGCGAATCCGGGTGTGAAGGTGTCCTCGATCGTGGCGGGGATGGCCTGTGGTGCGGACTCGTTCGAGGATCTGGGTGTGATCCGCCACGGTGGCATGTCGCGGTTGTTCGACGGGATCCGGGCGCCGTCGACGCTGGGCACGTTTCTGCGTGGGTTCACCTATGGGCATGTGGCGCAGCTGGAGAAGCTGGGCCGGATCGTGCTGGAACGCCTGGCCGGGCGGTGCGGGTTGTTGCCGGGGGCCGATGAGCTGGTGTTCGTCGATATCGACTCGAAGATCAAAGAGGTCTACGGGGCGGGGAAGCAGGGCTCGGCGTATGGGTATACGAAGGTGCGGGGCCTGAACTATCTGATGGCCACGATCTCCACCCCCGGTACGGCGCCGGTGGTGGCGGCGACCCGGATGCGGGGCGGTAACGCCAATTCCGCCCGCGGCGCGGCGTCACTGATCACCTCGGCGATCAAGACGGCCCGGGCGTGTGGTGCGACGGGGACGATCGTGGTGCGGGGTGATTCGGCGTTTTTCACCGGCCCGGTCATCGCCGCGATCCGCAAAGCCGGGGCGTATTTCTCGGTCACCGCCAAACACACCGCGACTGTGAAGGCCGCGATCGCCGGGATCGACGAGAACACATGGCAGACCGTGCGTTTCAACCGGCCGGTCTTCGACGACCGCGCCAAGCAGTGGATCTATGAGGGCGAGATCGCCGAAACGACACTGGAGGCGTTCACCAACGTCACCCAGAATCCCGGCCGTGCGGTCACCGCCCGGCTGATCGTGCGCCGCACCCGGATCACCACCACCGATGCCACCGGCGAGTTGTTCCCGGTCTGGCTTTATCACGCGATCTTCACCGACCCCCCGCACGAGCTGCTCACCGCCGAGGCCGAGCACCGCGGCCGCGCCGGGACGATCGAGCAAGTCTTCGCCGACCTCAACGACTCCGCCGCGGCCCACCTGCCCTCCGGGCAGCTCGCCGCCAACGGCGCCTGGCTGTCCCTGGCCGCGCTGACCCACAACCTGATGCGTGCCGCAGGCAGTCTCGCGTCGCAGTTCCACGCCAAAGCCCGCACCACCACCCTGCGGCGGCACCTCATCACGATCCCGGCCCGTATCGCCCGCTCCGCCCGCCGCATCGTGCTGCACCTCCCGGCCGACTGGCACTGGAAACAGGCCTTCACCAGCCTGTTCACCGCAACCCACCCCCCGCCAGCCGGGGCCTGCCCCTGA
- a CDS encoding PP2C family protein-serine/threonine phosphatase, with protein sequence MFYMRTSISSSGGAEERLRQIELVTDTALAHLESDDLLQEMLHRSSDLLDVDTAAVMRYEPASELLVATAAVGIEDLVRQDVRSHVGPSFASAAAGRRRPILDSEEDPSVLLPAFQEHGISTLIGTPMLAGGDVIGVLYVGTYRARRFSEHDVHLLQLVADRIALAIRASTTHAERAATKALQRSLLPTKLPAVPGITLDARYVSGADPALGGDWYDVFTLPSGHIGIVIGDVVGNGLPAAIIMGRLRSALRAYALETEDPAQVLHKLDRKVTHFEPNAMATVAYSIYDPAAAALRISMAGHLPPVVGKPSCRSSLAPVPVDPPVGLGVTHRDRRTSVIELPAQGVVCFYTDGLVERRHRSIDIGLDQLCEAIDPAPAGTVCTRVMNKLVGAEPPDDDIALLTISHSETANTPSR encoded by the coding sequence ATGTTCTACATGCGAACCTCGATCAGTTCGTCCGGCGGCGCGGAAGAGCGGTTACGGCAGATCGAGCTCGTCACCGATACGGCGTTGGCGCATCTCGAATCCGACGACCTACTACAGGAAATGCTGCACCGCAGCAGTGACCTACTCGATGTCGATACCGCCGCGGTCATGCGTTACGAACCCGCCAGCGAGCTGCTGGTCGCGACCGCCGCAGTGGGAATCGAGGACCTGGTTCGCCAAGACGTCCGCAGCCACGTCGGCCCCAGTTTCGCCAGCGCCGCCGCCGGCCGCCGACGGCCGATCTTGGACAGCGAGGAAGATCCCTCCGTACTCCTACCCGCGTTCCAAGAGCATGGAATCTCAACACTGATCGGTACGCCGATGCTGGCAGGCGGTGACGTCATCGGTGTGCTCTACGTCGGCACTTACCGCGCCCGCCGCTTCAGCGAACACGACGTGCACCTGCTCCAGCTCGTCGCCGACCGCATCGCACTGGCGATCCGCGCCAGCACCACGCACGCCGAACGCGCCGCGACGAAAGCCCTCCAACGCAGCCTGCTGCCCACGAAGCTCCCCGCAGTTCCGGGAATAACCCTCGACGCGCGATACGTCTCAGGCGCCGATCCTGCCCTCGGAGGCGACTGGTACGACGTCTTCACGCTGCCCTCCGGCCACATCGGCATCGTGATCGGAGACGTCGTCGGCAACGGCCTGCCCGCAGCCATCATCATGGGCAGACTGCGCAGCGCACTGCGCGCCTACGCCCTCGAAACCGAGGACCCGGCGCAGGTCTTGCACAAGCTGGACCGCAAGGTCACCCACTTCGAGCCGAACGCCATGGCCACGGTCGCCTACTCGATCTACGACCCCGCAGCGGCTGCCTTGCGCATCTCCATGGCAGGCCACCTACCACCAGTGGTCGGCAAACCCTCCTGCCGAAGCAGCCTGGCCCCAGTGCCCGTAGACCCGCCCGTCGGACTGGGAGTCACCCACCGTGACCGGCGGACCAGCGTGATCGAACTGCCTGCACAAGGGGTCGTTTGCTTCTACACCGACGGCCTGGTCGAGCGCCGCCATCGGTCGATCGACATCGGACTGGATCAGCTCTGCGAGGCAATCGACCCCGCGCCAGCCGGCACCGTGTGCACCAGGGTGATGAACAAGCTCGTCGGTGCCGAGCCGCCCGATGACGACATCGCGCTTCTCACGATCAGTCATTCCGAGACCGCGAACACGCCGAGTCGCTAA
- a CDS encoding ATP-binding protein, translated as MPALRYQRVRASPGELLALRDELAGWGRCAGLGSDAAQALALACYEAMANVVEHAYAHSGEMDVEAVHFAAERRVQVTVTDRGSWVPLGLGADVEGGRGLPLIRRLADEAVITPSDIGSVVTMSWSTAGESS; from the coding sequence GTGCCGGCGCTGCGCTACCAAAGGGTCCGGGCATCGCCCGGAGAGCTTCTTGCGTTGCGTGATGAGCTGGCCGGTTGGGGCCGTTGCGCGGGCCTCGGCAGCGACGCTGCGCAGGCACTTGCGCTCGCATGTTACGAGGCGATGGCGAACGTGGTCGAGCATGCGTACGCGCACTCGGGCGAGATGGATGTGGAGGCTGTGCACTTCGCAGCCGAGCGCCGGGTTCAGGTGACAGTCACTGATCGTGGTAGTTGGGTGCCGCTGGGTTTGGGTGCCGACGTCGAAGGTGGTCGGGGTTTGCCGCTGATACGCCGCCTCGCCGACGAGGCCGTGATTACCCCGAGTGATATCGGCTCAGTGGTGACGATGAGTTGGTCGACCGCTGGTGAGTCCAGCTGA
- a CDS encoding PucR family transcriptional regulator, which yields MVPTLREVLQYEPFRRASARVVAADDALDVAVRWVHISEMPDSGRLFQGGELLLTQGRGIASEASAQRAWIRELARAGIAGVAVEVGVVLHRIPGAMCDEARHHGLPVIELQHPAYFMDITEAVHTTIINSRVGAMQRAEAAGRRIARLALDGGSLTETIDELARSLDHPVVVSDAAGEVLAYAPQTAETDRRVGNWAAHARVGHTPTSDGLPSRTTAGGTTCVWAAIPVRGECWGSVHVLEPGDPTDEAGRLILDRAATAIGLAFAKDPDAGLGQQNARSVFVHDLVGGHVADQRELRLRAAAFGIDLSGSFRVLVFRPLERSERLRAVATSAGRLLASDAGDRVLTAYDGGQLLTVLGGHVHSPDDVRARAEQVAETCYADHGVPVVVGISDPVPVTGLPRAFADAADAVRYATRIGRERGVLLSGDLGIDRLLIDLDRTQSLSRHIERELGALLDHDATASTPLLPTLQVYLEHSGRKAEAARVLSIERRTLYYRIEKITRLLNVSLEDPDVNLRLLIALRGLEFRRRIRNRS from the coding sequence ATGGTTCCGACTCTTCGTGAGGTCCTCCAGTACGAACCCTTTCGCCGGGCCTCGGCCCGCGTTGTCGCGGCTGACGACGCCCTCGATGTCGCGGTCCGCTGGGTCCACATCAGCGAGATGCCCGATTCTGGGCGCCTGTTCCAGGGCGGCGAGCTGCTGTTGACGCAGGGCCGCGGCATCGCGTCCGAGGCATCGGCCCAGCGCGCCTGGATTCGCGAGTTGGCTCGGGCCGGCATCGCCGGTGTGGCGGTGGAGGTCGGCGTGGTCCTGCACCGGATTCCCGGCGCGATGTGCGATGAGGCGCGCCACCACGGGCTGCCGGTCATCGAGCTGCAGCACCCCGCCTATTTCATGGACATCACCGAGGCCGTCCACACGACGATCATCAACAGCCGGGTCGGCGCTATGCAGCGTGCCGAAGCCGCCGGACGCCGCATCGCGCGCTTGGCGCTCGATGGGGGGAGCCTCACCGAAACCATAGACGAACTGGCCCGTTCGCTGGATCACCCGGTGGTCGTTTCCGACGCCGCGGGCGAGGTCCTCGCGTACGCGCCGCAGACCGCCGAGACCGACCGGCGGGTCGGGAACTGGGCGGCACACGCGCGTGTGGGACACACCCCCACCTCCGACGGCCTACCCAGCCGGACCACTGCGGGCGGTACGACGTGCGTCTGGGCCGCGATCCCGGTCCGCGGCGAGTGTTGGGGCAGCGTGCACGTGCTCGAGCCGGGAGACCCGACCGATGAGGCCGGGCGACTCATTCTGGACCGAGCCGCCACCGCCATCGGGCTGGCCTTCGCCAAGGATCCGGACGCTGGGCTCGGGCAGCAGAACGCCCGCAGTGTCTTCGTGCATGATCTGGTCGGCGGACACGTCGCCGACCAGCGCGAGCTGCGGTTGCGCGCCGCGGCCTTCGGGATCGACCTCTCCGGCAGCTTCCGGGTACTGGTGTTTCGACCGCTGGAGCGGTCTGAGCGGCTGCGTGCAGTCGCCACGTCGGCAGGCCGGCTGCTCGCATCGGATGCGGGGGACCGAGTACTCACCGCGTACGACGGGGGGCAGTTGCTGACGGTGCTGGGTGGTCATGTCCACTCGCCTGACGACGTCCGTGCCCGCGCCGAGCAGGTCGCTGAAACCTGCTATGCGGATCACGGCGTGCCGGTGGTGGTCGGCATCAGCGATCCCGTTCCGGTCACTGGCCTGCCACGGGCATTCGCCGACGCAGCGGACGCCGTCCGGTACGCGACGCGCATAGGACGCGAGCGCGGGGTGCTGCTCTCGGGCGATCTGGGGATCGACCGGCTGCTCATCGACCTCGATCGCACCCAGTCGCTGAGTCGGCACATCGAGCGCGAGCTCGGTGCGCTGCTCGATCACGACGCCACCGCGAGTACACCGCTCCTGCCGACGTTGCAGGTTTACCTCGAGCACTCCGGTCGTAAGGCCGAAGCCGCGCGTGTGCTGTCGATCGAGCGACGGACCCTGTACTACCGCATCGAGAAGATCACGAGACTGCTGAACGTCTCGCTCGAGGACCCCGATGTGAACCTGCGCCTGCTCATCGCATTGCGGGGGCTTGAATTCCGACGCCGCATACGCAACCGTTCCTAG
- a CDS encoding IS630 family transposase: MIAGVRDARRLSPEAQEDLRRRVVAAVHGGMSQVEAARVFAVAPQSVSRWVQAWRKRGSKGLTGRRRGRKPGEQKALSARRQRKLRYAVAEHTPATFGLTGLVWTRKTVAELIRVRHGIVLNLRTVGNYLRSWGLSPQKPIRKAYEQDPESVRRWLEEDYLAIAARARREGALILWLDQTGIRSDATVARTWAPAGQTPVVGKTGKRFSVNAMCAIGNKGELYFTVYTGSFNGKVFLSFLDRLTRHLDRKVHLIVDGHPVHRRKTIQQWITKHAEAIAMHFLPGYSPELNPDELLNADLKRTVSTSTAPKTRAELKQAVRSFLHRLQKLPDRVRSYFGKPEVRYAA; encoded by the coding sequence ATGATCGCTGGTGTGCGGGACGCGCGGAGGTTGTCGCCTGAGGCGCAGGAGGATTTGCGGCGCAGGGTGGTCGCTGCTGTTCATGGTGGGATGAGTCAGGTCGAGGCGGCCCGGGTGTTCGCGGTGGCCCCGCAGTCGGTGTCCAGATGGGTGCAGGCGTGGCGGAAACGTGGCTCGAAGGGTCTCACCGGGCGTCGCCGGGGTCGCAAGCCCGGCGAGCAGAAAGCGTTGAGTGCCCGCCGGCAGCGCAAGCTGCGGTATGCGGTGGCCGAGCACACCCCGGCCACGTTCGGGCTGACCGGCCTGGTGTGGACCCGCAAGACAGTGGCCGAGCTGATCCGGGTGCGCCACGGCATCGTGTTGAACCTGCGCACCGTCGGCAACTACCTGCGTTCCTGGGGATTGTCGCCGCAGAAACCGATCCGCAAGGCCTACGAACAGGACCCCGAGTCCGTACGCCGATGGCTGGAGGAGGACTACCTGGCCATCGCCGCCCGCGCCCGCCGCGAGGGCGCACTGATCCTGTGGCTGGACCAGACCGGGATCCGCTCCGACGCCACCGTAGCCCGCACCTGGGCACCGGCGGGCCAGACACCGGTGGTGGGCAAAACGGGCAAACGATTCAGCGTGAACGCGATGTGCGCGATCGGGAACAAAGGCGAGCTGTACTTCACCGTCTACACCGGCTCGTTCAACGGCAAGGTGTTCCTGTCGTTCCTGGACCGGCTGACCCGCCATCTGGACCGCAAAGTCCACCTGATCGTTGACGGACACCCCGTCCACCGCCGCAAGACTATCCAGCAATGGATCACCAAGCACGCTGAGGCGATCGCGATGCACTTCCTGCCGGGATACAGCCCCGAACTCAACCCCGACGAGCTACTCAATGCCGACCTCAAACGCACCGTTTCCACCAGCACAGCCCCCAAAACCCGCGCCGAGTTAAAACAAGCGGTCCGCTCCTTCCTCCACCGGCTCCAGAAGCTGCCCGACCGAGTTCGCTCCTACTTCGGCAAACCCGAAGTTCGCTACGCCGCCTAA
- a CDS encoding hydantoinase/oxoprolinase family protein, which yields MHACTVADDLRIDEILVPPHPGVLSAYGLLSADMQVPRQRTFSGRPGHTDPAEVLAALEAVADLAHADIRRAGATGEITIAHAVDARYVGQSHELTVPVAANDPKLLDAVETGFNSLHERHYGQRDPEGMVEIVGVRATASMARPRPSIAPSTAPVHRGERSIYLPGEDRFAAVPVLSRSAVPDQLDGPAVIVQEDTTVLVREGWRTELTPTGNLLLKRS from the coding sequence ATGCACGCATGCACCGTCGCCGACGACCTGAGGATCGACGAAATCCTGGTGCCACCGCATCCGGGCGTTCTGTCCGCCTACGGACTCCTCAGCGCCGACATGCAGGTCCCGCGGCAACGGACCTTCAGCGGGCGCCCCGGCCACACAGATCCGGCCGAGGTTCTTGCGGCGCTCGAAGCGGTCGCCGATCTCGCTCACGCCGACATCCGGCGTGCCGGAGCCACCGGCGAGATCACCATCGCGCACGCCGTTGACGCCCGCTATGTCGGCCAGTCACACGAGCTGACCGTGCCCGTGGCGGCCAACGACCCGAAACTGCTCGACGCGGTGGAGACCGGCTTCAACAGCCTGCACGAGCGCCACTACGGGCAGCGGGACCCCGAGGGCATGGTGGAGATCGTCGGAGTGCGCGCCACGGCCTCGATGGCCCGACCGCGCCCGTCGATCGCTCCGAGCACAGCACCGGTGCACCGCGGGGAGCGCAGCATCTACCTGCCCGGGGAGGACCGCTTCGCCGCCGTACCGGTGCTGTCGCGCTCGGCGGTGCCGGACCAACTCGACGGGCCAGCGGTGATCGTGCAGGAGGACACCACTGTGCTGGTCCGTGAGGGCTGGCGTACCGAACTCACCCCCACTGGAAATCTGCTGCTCAAGCGTTCCTGA
- a CDS encoding FHA domain-containing protein translates to MWIPDQVRGPGMGRCAGVLVISLPERSSWLVTSTGFASGDVMSHPANDVPPTKKVRRSPEATIPSTEPPKHVGIPQAAREPVSRGATPKLIYTRGPHAGIGHEVNSPCMLGRDHSCDLVLDDPTVSRFHAELLLINDCYVVTDVGSLNGTYVNGRLIDRAELVDGDAVWIGTYRLRFQLDG, encoded by the coding sequence GTGTGGATCCCCGATCAGGTGCGCGGGCCAGGCATGGGCCGCTGTGCCGGAGTGCTGGTCATCTCGCTCCCCGAACGCTCGAGTTGGCTGGTCACTTCGACCGGTTTCGCGTCAGGAGATGTTATGAGCCATCCCGCAAATGATGTGCCGCCAACAAAGAAGGTGAGACGCTCACCGGAAGCCACCATTCCGTCGACTGAACCGCCCAAGCACGTCGGCATCCCGCAGGCTGCCCGGGAGCCCGTTTCCCGCGGGGCGACCCCAAAGCTGATCTACACGCGTGGCCCCCACGCCGGGATCGGGCATGAGGTGAACTCACCGTGCATGCTCGGACGTGATCACAGCTGCGACCTGGTGCTCGATGATCCCACTGTGTCCCGTTTTCACGCCGAGTTGCTGCTGATCAACGATTGTTACGTGGTGACCGACGTCGGCTCGCTGAACGGCACGTACGTCAACGGACGGCTGATCGACCGTGCGGAGCTCGTCGACGGCGATGCGGTGTGGATTGGAACCTACCGTCTCCGTTTCCAGCTCGACGGCTGA
- a CDS encoding MFS transporter: protein MADTTTGSRGRLDKAQRGAFVGAFLGWLFDYYEIFLLTFLLVPIIAEFGLSTAAGAWLVSASLIAMAVGGVGFGMLADRIGRRRVLLITVLMFTIATFARAIAPNYEVLVVLTAIAGLGLGGEYGVGQSLISEIIEPSRRGWWGGLYYGGAFLSIMLAALVGGHLLPAIGWRWTFAISGAPVLLVIYLRSHTPESPHWVQNASVNRLKLREYASGTFLRPLALCLVPAVLYFWAYYGLTTLLPKYLTSAGFSMATASWWIFFTAVAGLCGCLFGSWACDRWGRRPTVTVVMFFAAVGGLIVYLAGPSAIGSPVLLVPFFILYFGSTAPTIFGTLFSEVFPTRFRSAGVSAALQLARGTSALPPLIAAGVIANVGYMPIFLAATVLYAAVGAWTWLFPETRNSRLENLDDDAVRAATPGSTELVLAWVVDQGLGGVDR from the coding sequence GTGGCTGACACCACTACAGGATCCCGGGGCCGCCTCGACAAGGCACAGCGTGGTGCCTTCGTCGGGGCCTTCCTCGGGTGGCTCTTCGACTACTACGAGATCTTCCTTCTCACCTTCCTACTGGTCCCGATCATCGCCGAATTCGGCCTGTCCACGGCCGCCGGTGCATGGCTCGTGTCCGCCTCGCTGATCGCCATGGCTGTCGGTGGGGTCGGTTTCGGGATGCTGGCCGACCGCATCGGCCGCCGCCGCGTCCTGCTGATCACCGTGCTGATGTTCACGATCGCGACCTTCGCCCGTGCGATCGCACCGAACTACGAAGTGCTGGTCGTCCTGACGGCCATCGCCGGGCTCGGGCTCGGCGGCGAATACGGCGTCGGGCAGTCACTCATCTCCGAGATCATCGAACCGAGCCGTCGAGGGTGGTGGGGCGGTCTCTACTACGGCGGCGCTTTTCTCTCGATCATGCTTGCAGCTCTCGTCGGGGGACATCTGCTTCCGGCGATTGGGTGGCGATGGACGTTCGCGATCTCCGGAGCGCCGGTGCTGCTGGTCATCTATCTCCGCTCACACACTCCCGAATCTCCCCACTGGGTCCAGAACGCTTCGGTCAACCGCCTCAAACTGCGGGAGTATGCATCCGGGACGTTCCTCCGCCCGTTGGCCCTGTGTCTTGTCCCCGCCGTCCTCTACTTCTGGGCCTACTACGGCTTGACGACCCTGCTGCCGAAATACCTGACCTCGGCCGGGTTCAGCATGGCCACGGCCTCGTGGTGGATCTTCTTCACGGCCGTGGCCGGCCTTTGCGGATGCCTGTTCGGTTCCTGGGCCTGCGACCGGTGGGGACGCCGTCCCACGGTGACCGTCGTGATGTTCTTCGCCGCCGTCGGCGGATTGATCGTCTATCTCGCCGGTCCGTCTGCAATCGGCTCGCCGGTGTTACTCGTACCGTTTTTCATCCTCTACTTCGGATCGACCGCGCCGACCATCTTCGGGACCCTCTTCAGCGAGGTGTTCCCGACGCGCTTTCGCTCGGCAGGTGTTTCCGCGGCACTCCAGCTCGCCCGCGGAACCTCCGCGCTTCCTCCGCTCATCGCGGCGGGGGTCATCGCGAATGTCGGCTACATGCCGATCTTCCTCGCGGCGACAGTCCTTTACGCCGCGGTGGGTGCGTGGACCTGGCTGTTCCCCGAGACACGGAACTCTCGTCTGGAAAACCTCGATGACGACGCCGTGCGAGCCGCTACCCCCGGATCCACCGAGTTGGTTTTGGCGTGGGTTGTTGATCAAGGTCTTGGGGGTGTTGATCGATAA
- a CDS encoding DUF6292 family protein has protein sequence MADDLGGDVFEIDVNLDRELATAIVLVNSHVPTLAEFPLLLTWDEVSGWALRIETDGHGDTAVLEFMGEDILPDPARVEQFLLEATNGQNPGMVAAPAFRFPNAQDDLERRLAEFCE, from the coding sequence GTGGCCGACGACCTCGGCGGCGATGTCTTCGAGATCGATGTCAATCTCGATCGGGAATTGGCCACCGCGATTGTTCTGGTGAATTCGCACGTACCAACCCTCGCGGAGTTTCCGCTCCTGCTGACTTGGGATGAGGTCAGCGGCTGGGCGCTGCGCATCGAGACCGACGGCCACGGGGACACCGCAGTGCTAGAGTTCATGGGCGAGGACATTCTGCCCGATCCTGCGCGGGTAGAGCAGTTCCTGCTGGAGGCGACGAACGGGCAGAACCCCGGAATGGTCGCCGCACCAGCGTTTCGCTTCCCGAATGCGCAGGACGACCTCGAACGACGGCTTGCGGAGTTCTGCGAATGA
- a CDS encoding DMT family protein, with product MVVAALLNASASVLQRRGTKDLPESSGFSLKMLVDLIRNPVWVLGISAMIIGFVVHGIAITVSRIALVQPVLVTELPFTLVLASWAFRLRVPRRDWAAIWMLSVGLATLLLIRVANV from the coding sequence ATGGTCGTTGCGGCCCTGTTGAATGCCTCGGCATCGGTCCTGCAGCGACGCGGCACGAAGGACCTTCCGGAGTCTTCGGGGTTCTCGCTCAAAATGCTTGTGGATCTCATTCGCAACCCGGTGTGGGTGCTCGGAATTAGCGCAATGATCATCGGCTTTGTCGTGCATGGTATCGCGATCACTGTGTCGAGAATTGCTCTTGTTCAACCCGTGTTGGTCACCGAACTTCCGTTTACGTTGGTTCTCGCGTCCTGGGCCTTCCGGTTGCGGGTTCCGCGTCGGGACTGGGCCGCGATCTGGATGTTGTCGGTGGGGCTCGCGACCCTCTTATTGATCCGGGTGGCAAATGTGTGA
- a CDS encoding ubiquitin-like protein Pup translates to MHQEKNDQRQPDRDEETPEPAPVGSQRREKLNDDTEATLDEIDDVLEENAADFVRSYVQKGGQ, encoded by the coding sequence ATGCACCAGGAAAAGAACGACCAGCGGCAGCCGGACCGTGACGAGGAGACGCCCGAGCCGGCACCGGTCGGCAGCCAGCGCCGCGAGAAGCTCAACGACGACACCGAGGCCACGTTGGACGAGATCGACGACGTGCTGGAAGAGAACGCCGCGGACTTCGTGCGTTCCTACGTCCAAAAGGGCGGGCAGTAG
- a CDS encoding IS607 family transposase, whose amino-acid sequence MRASVPLLRVAELEDVRRRRGSVPPVEGVVLYARVSSQRQRREGDLDRQITRLRHATEGRVVVGEFWDVASGLSDGRRGFRRALDACRPPEVATLVVEHEERLARFGIGVIRDVLLPAFGVDLEVTGTDEEWDSSAELESELVRDMVAVVTSFSGRLYGPRSAKQRRVIHCVKQAVE is encoded by the coding sequence ATGCGTGCATCGGTCCCGCTTCTCCGGGTGGCGGAGTTGGAGGATGTCCGCCGCAGGCGTGGATCGGTACCGCCTGTTGAGGGCGTGGTGTTGTATGCGCGGGTGTCCTCGCAGCGCCAGCGCCGCGAGGGTGATCTTGACCGGCAGATCACGCGATTGCGGCACGCTACCGAGGGCCGTGTTGTGGTGGGGGAATTCTGGGACGTGGCGTCTGGACTCTCGGATGGTCGTCGTGGTTTTCGGCGTGCTCTTGATGCCTGCCGGCCTCCCGAGGTGGCGACGTTGGTGGTGGAACACGAGGAGCGTTTAGCCCGGTTCGGTATCGGGGTGATCCGGGATGTGTTGTTGCCCGCGTTCGGCGTTGATCTGGAGGTAACCGGTACGGATGAGGAGTGGGATTCGTCGGCGGAGTTGGAGTCGGAGTTGGTGCGGGACATGGTGGCGGTGGTGACGTCGTTTTCGGGCCGGTTGTATGGGCCGCGGTCAGCGAAGCAACGCCGAGTGATCCACTGCGTGAAACAGGCGGTAGAGTAG
- a CDS encoding STAS domain-containing protein, translating to MTRWSDRVLLMEVGGEVELLNAPRVESAIMNAFDMRPEILILDFSGVTFLSSAGLAVLVRAHNRAGTDIGFRVVVDGPATVRPIQLTGLDQEIEFFSSQEQAMAAVAGS from the coding sequence GTGACCCGATGGTCTGACCGAGTCCTGCTGATGGAAGTCGGGGGTGAGGTCGAACTGCTCAACGCTCCTCGCGTCGAGTCAGCGATCATGAACGCCTTCGATATGCGGCCAGAGATCCTGATCTTGGACTTCAGTGGGGTGACGTTCCTGTCCTCGGCGGGGCTCGCCGTGCTGGTCCGTGCTCACAACCGTGCCGGAACCGACATCGGTTTCCGGGTGGTCGTTGACGGCCCGGCGACGGTGCGGCCCATCCAGCTGACTGGGCTCGACCAGGAGATCGAGTTTTTCTCCTCCCAGGAACAGGCAATGGCCGCCGTCGCTGGCTCCTGA